A window from Fragaria vesca subsp. vesca linkage group LG5, FraVesHawaii_1.0, whole genome shotgun sequence encodes these proteins:
- the LOC101293884 gene encoding protein SUPPRESSOR OF GENE SILENCING 3-like: MSSKRANGNGRGKQVIEADNWQLSQGVADLSMGSEEANGGWEEVGKKTKNRTGSSAAKGTQKSNTKAWAHQDVQKLNMWSGNGGSQVVNMFKPAGRGNSRLLPNSTPQQVITPPLHNGWNWKSKAGNNDRYVPAAAYPADDDDESDALSDLDDEDDDDENDIFSDDSDSSRMSHGTQKNSKWFKDFFDILDTLSVEDINDPNRQWHCPACKGGPGAIEWYQGMQPLIRHAETKGSKRVKLHRQLAQLLEAELKVRGTTVIPAGVVFGKWVGLKEEDSDHKIIWPPMVVIMNTRLDKDESDKWLGMGTEELLLCFSAYQPSKGKHSYGPQGHCGMSTLIFEPSAMGYIEAARLHRHFAEQGLGRDAWDRSPVLFRPGGKRQLYGFMAMKQDLDIFNKHSEEKLKLKFEVRSYQEMVLHPLRKMSEESQQVNYMKTKVAKEEKHSQAIEDTLRIVNEKMLKIQEENRVLRERTRMHYEQNKEEMDLQEEFYKDMLSRT; encoded by the coding sequence ATGAGTTCAAAAAGAGCAAACGGAAATGGGAGGGGCAAGCAAGTCATTGAAGCAGACAATTGGCAGCTAAGCCAAGGTGTAGCTGATCTTAGCATGGGTTCAGAAGAAGCTAATGGAGGGTGGGAAGAAGTTGGAAAGAAAACGAAGAACCGAACTGGAAGTAGTGCTGCAAAGGGTACTCAAAAGTCTAACACAAAGGCATGGGCGCACCAAGATGTCCAAAAGCTCAATATGTGGAGTGGTAACGGAGGATCACAAGTTGTTAATATGTTTAAACCAGCTGGAAGAGGAAACTCAAGGCTGCTACCTAACAGTACCCCTCAGCAAGTCATTACCCCTCCACTGCACAATGGGTGGAATTGGAAGTCAAAGGCTGGCAACAATGACAGATATGTGCCTGCTGCAGCTTATCCTGCTGATGATGATGATGAGTCTGATGCTTTGAGCGACCTTGATGATGAGGATGATGATGACGAAAATGACATTTTCAGTGATGACTCAGACTCTAGTCGTATGAGTCACGGCACTCAAAAGAACAGCAAGTGGTTCAAAGATTTCTTCGACATTTTGGATACGTTAAGCGTAGAGGATATAAATGATCCTAATAGGCAGTGGCACTGTCCTGCTTGCAAAGGAGGTCCTGGTGCCATTGAATGGTATCAAGGCATGCAGCCATTGATCAGACATGCGGAAACAAAAGGATCGAAAAGGGTGAAGCTTCACAGGCAGCTTGCACAACTTCTGGAAGCAGAGTTGAAGGTGCGGGGTACAACTGTTATACCTGCAGGTGTGGTGTTTGGTAAATGGGTAGGATTAAAAGAAGAGGACAGTGATCACAAAATTATCTGGCCTCCAATGGTAGTTATCATGAATACCAGACTTGATAAAGACGAAAGTGACAAATGGCTGGGTATGGGCACTGAGGAGCTTTTACTCTGCTTCAGCGCTTATCAACCTTCAAAGGGTAAACACTCTTATGGCCCCCAAGGACATTGTGGGATGAGCACTTTGATCTTTGAGCCATCGGCAATGGGTTACATTGAGGCTGCACGGCTGCATAGGCATTTTGCTGAGCAAGGTTTGGGCAGGGATGCTTGGGATCGTAGCCCTGTGTTGTTTCGTCCAGGTGGTAAACGACAGCTTTATGGTTTCATGGCAATGAAACAAGACTTGGATATATTCAACAAGCACTCAGAAGAGAAGCTTAAGCTGAAGTTTGAGGTAAGGTCCTACCAGGAAATGGTCCTCCACCCCTTGAGAAAGATGAGTGAGGAAAGTCAACAAGTTAACTATATGAAGACCAAGGTTGCTAAAGAAGAGAAACACAGTCAGGCTATAGAAGATACTCTTCGTATAGTAAATGAGAAGATGCTAAAGATACAGGAGGAAAATCGCGTTTTGAGAGAGAGGACCAGGATGCACTATGAACAAAACAAAGAAGAGATGGATCTCCAAGAGGAATTTTACAAGGATATGCTATCCCGTACCTAA